The nucleotide sequence GAACTCTGTCTTGCTCTCAGGGTTTCCTATAATCTTAATTTTCCTCCCATTGGTCCACCGACTAATTACTGAAGAATAttttattctgattggttgaataacTCTCCGCAGTTCTCACACTATCATTAGAGCAAAAGTCAAGCGCGTATCGCAAAAGAACTCATTAATAGTTGTCTGCTCACGCAGCAAGTAAACCTCCGACTGTCGCGGAAAATAATACCAATCAGGTGAACTTAGAAATCATGAGTTTGACACATTTCCTTCTCCTAGCAGTCCTTGATTTTGTAGGAGTTTACTTTAACATGCGGATGCTAACATACTGCTTCAAAGACAAAACGAAATACAAGTTTCTTCAAAACTGTAGAGGATTGTCCATTTTCCAGTGTGCTTGCCAGTTTGTGATTGTGATCACTGGAGCAGTTGATTCGTGGCGGATTTTCAACGATCGTAGTTACAATCCAGGACAACCGTGTGATGTTGTCAAACTGTTTTCGATTTCTTTCACGTTCGTTCAGGCCTGCAACTTGACAGCGATTCTGTGCATTGATTCTGAACATCCACTGGTCACATTTCGACACCAAGACAGAtgttcaaaactgaaaatagcAGCAGCAGTGACTCTTGGGTTGATTGGCTCCTCAATGATTTGGTGGTTTAGTTGTTTTCCTCATTATTATATTTCAGTAACGGTATTCATCACCGTccgatttattttcattgcGTCGTTCATCATTCTGTTGTTGGCTGCGGGTTTCAAATATCTCAAAGACGACTTCGAGGACACTACTTCAAAAGTTTTTATAGACTGCGAGGTGCTGTGGAACATTTGCAAGGAAAACAAACGGCCCACTTTATTTATAGCTACGTTACTTCTGTGCTTGGTGATGGTTCTCAGCGGCTTTCTTCTCGATCGAGAAAAACATGCATTGATGGTCACAAATTCTGAAATTATTTACGATTTCATCATGAGGTTTGTTGTGGGAATTATTTTGCCTGTTACATTCAGTGACTTAATTGAACAGTCCAGCTTTGACGATGAAAAGGCTGTGGAAACCATGATTGTTTAAACGAACTCCTTCGGCTAACTGAGAGGGAGTCGCGAACTGTTTGGGACTGGGGGGATctagttttatctttttattttcaaatcataACTCGGTTCTCGGTTCTTTTTCCCGCACGCGATCAACGAAAACAATGATATTGTGATATTTTAAAGTATTCAAAAGTATAATAGAAGCACCAGTGGTCTGATACCATAAGTATTGAATGGCACGCAAATTAATACTCTAGTCAGCAACTTATCTTTGTCACGCAATCCAGTTCTGCTACTCCTCAAAGCTTTAAAGAATCTAACTTCATTAaagtaatttgatattatcaactgagttgataaagtaaattggccgccgtgaagattttcaaagctgacgctTCGCGtgattcgctctgacaaagggctaatgtcagctttgaaacttcaGTTATGGTGGCCAATAACAACAAATTACCTTGATACTCTCCCAacgacgcagcatcacagtttatTCATTCGCCTTCATTAAAGATCTGATGAATACagaaagattaaagaaaaagttttgataaaaatgaagacaacactaaattttttcatgaagcTTTTGAGACGCATTTTAAAGTATTTAGTGACATATCAATATATTTCTTCGCTTCTACGAAAAGAAAAGGTCATGGTAACAAGTGTTTATACATGTCACCAATACCACAAAACAAAGGACTTTGACGGCGCACATTGTATAAAAGAATGGTTTATTACATCGTTCCGACTCACTTTTTCGTATTAAGCGTTTTTGAAAAGTCCCACGTCATTCAAAAGAGTAGTCTTTATTTTATGCGTCTTTCAGACTTCCGGATGCAAGCAAAAACAGTTCACAATTAAGCGAAAATAtagacaaattttaacctttagtcTTAGAAACAATtaacgataaaaaaaactttttctggGTATTACAATAgaaagatattaaccgttagccttAAATTAACCGAAAATTAACTGTTAGCCGCAAAATTCAAGACCCCTTTAAACACCAACTGGCTTGTTAGTCTTTGTTTTGCCTTCACTTGAAACAGTTCAGCAGAATTTTTACTTTCACGAAGGTTCCTGCCAAATGGAAGTTCAAGATTGTTGCGAAGGACAGCTAAGTAAAACATGATTTGTAAATTTCATGTGAATAAAGATCTCCTACCTAACTTTGCTTTTTAATGGTTGTAATTGATGTCGCGTCTCAAATGGCTCACCACTTGGAAAGTGAATCtcagaattaaaatatatatttttctctttgtatAGAAAAATGTGACTTCAGGAATCGTCTTGAGCGTTTGAACTAGTGATATCTGCGACATGGGACTGGGATGCCTTTCTGTTAATAATGTTCAGCATATTATCCTTCACTTCCTACCCGCTTCGGaagattttttctctttcgacTGATCCTTGTGTGCTACTGCTACTCAGCTCACGTTTTTCCCgcgaaaaggaaaaggaaacgaTTGTTACGGAAGCCTAAGAGAGTATTGAAATATATTATGACGAATTACGAATTTGCAACAGGCaatattataaagaaaaaatcaatcaatattcttatcaaagaaagagaaagactGAAACGACATTCACAGACTTATCAGTCGGTTTAACGCGTGGTatcactgaatatttttaagagTTGTACCGTTtaattttgacgagcccgtaaGGTGAGTCAAAATAtaaacaacgagtaaaaatactcagcaatactacacacaTAAACGATTGATGAGctagttatttattatccaactctTGATTTTATGCGCATTTCTAACAAGGGGGAATTAATAGCAACTGTGCAATATCGTACGATATTTGTTCTCGACTCGCTCTTTTTTTATACACTACTTAATACAGTtggacaataataacaatattagtCACCGTGGATCTAACAACATTGgcaacaatattttcaaagaaattctaAACTTAGCACTATTAGTATTACAAATCGACGATTTCCCTTTTTATAATCTAATTACCCAGATGTTAGCCCAAATGATATCTTCACTCAAATTTCTACTTTCCAAAAACTATCGAATATAGTGCCTCTGACGTCAACCCTATCGACATTCTTTGAGGAAATAGAAGTAACGAAGAATATCATGACATAGTGAGAGtcaatgaaatgtaaataagaGGCCGTGTGTTTCTTTActttccaaaaaaagaaaaactcctaAATAAAGATCGAGTGAATCTATCTGGCTATTAAGCGATGGTCTACTTCAGTTTCTGTAACTAATGGCGAAGTTACCTTTTAAATTGATGCAGGCACAATTGATATGGTGGCTTTGTCTTTCTTTCCGGCATAGTTTGAATCAATCAAATCATACAGGGTTACCGGTAAAACTGTTCCCACACAGAATTTTATAATCAGTAGATAAACAATTCCGTCGAACGACGTTCTCTTTTCAAATCCCGATCCCACAAAGCTGTTTCGAAACGAGCGCGGGCCACTTCGCTGAAAATCAGCACCAAACATACCGTAAACAAAACGGTGAAGAATAAGGAGTTCTTGCTTTCTTTCCAGGCTTTCCACGACCATGACGAAAAACGCGACTTCGTCGAGGCGTCTGATTTTAATGAGGTGACTTCCTTGTTGTATTCAGCATCGTTTTTATCCAAGGCTACGGAAAGCAGGTAGAAGATAAGAAACATAGTTAAAATCAATTCAACTTCTACGACGGCTTGAGAAATAGACGTTTGTGAGAAGCAACCGTGCCATAAGAAAATTGCGGAACCGATGAATCCCAGAAGAAGCACTGCGTATACCAAAAGGTAAGAAAATGATCTCCGTTTTTCGTGTCCTACGGGATGTTCATAGTACACTGTTATGATTGCCGTCAGGTTACAAGTTTGGAAAAACATCATTGAAAGGGAAAGAACTCTTAAAACATTACAGGACTCTGTAGGTTGAATGCGGAAACCTTTCCACCACTCTGCGGTATCTGCGCCAAGAATTGAAACTTGGCAAGCGGCCTGAAGACTTGCTAATATCCGGCACTTTTGAATAAACTTctgctttcttttgtctttaaagCAGCTTAGTAATAGACGTCCGTTGAAAAAGACTGCGGCTAAATCCAGAATGgatatcaaaagaaaaggtgaCACGTTTAAGGACATGATGCGAGAGCGACGTCTTCCTCTCTAAGTACGTGGCTGAAATAAGCTGTATTGGCTTGAGATCTGTACAAATATGATAAATGAGCGGTTACCTGATCATTATGCTAGGTTATATTGCGCTCCTGATTTGTCGAAAACGAACGTATAAATAGGTTGCGGGGTTTTGAAATTCACGACACTTCATGAAAAGTGTGAGCTGCCatggtcttaaccctttacctcgCATGAGTGACCAATGTTGAGAGTAAAAATTTACTCTAACACTCGTTGTCTTGTCGTCTCTTTCTATATTCCTTATTACTGCACTAGTTATTATaacggggactagctctgatctctcaAGGAAAGTGggggtcaccgcttataaaggtgacacttacgGAGCGGTCAATCTCTAGCCTTCGTCATACTTTTACACTTAAATAGCGAATCACGTTGGGCCACGCAGaacggagttcgcatactaagtataTACCTTCGTGATGTTGACGCTTTaggaaatgtcttttttcatttctacgCGCTAGTCGTATAAGTTatctaattacaaattcagtgcggaagatgaaaagtactacatgtttaCAGCTCaagtcacctctaagaaaaagaggtgtcaCACGAGTTAAATTAAAAGctgaaaactattttcctgatcGGGAATTCTACATGGATTTAGTCTAAAAACGAGAGTATTAAATGGATAAAAGTATAAAGGAGAGAtatttccaggaaattcctatacgggatcaatttttataGGGTAGAGTCATTTTCTTCGTAATTAATCATTATGAAAATATACCGATATCTAGCCACAAAccgcagtttacgcaaaaacatctgtctctatgtcaaattcacgatcgTAATAAGGAAAAGGTAACCAAACTCTACCTGTAAggtaagaccgccaaaagggataagaaatgatcaactagCCTATTACAatgtttactgaatggcttatgcaAATACCGTGACAAATGACCGTTCGAAAGCTGCActcaaatgagataaaaaacgCGAATTAGCAATTTTTTCAGAACAATTCGGCAAAATAATTTCGCATGCAAAAGCACGATGCACGGTTCTAAACAAAAGCTGCTGCCCTGATTAACGAAAAAAATCAGTCTACCAACCACTCTCGCCCCGAGGAATTTGACGAGTTATTCTGATTGAGGTTTTTGGTAAGCGAAAGCCCAAATTTGCCGATACAGTCGTGAAAATGGCGCACTTGTGTTATTGATGGTCCTGTTCACTTCATTAATTCAAAGCAAAAATCTGATCTACAAATAAAAGTTTACCTATTCCTATTTCCTTGCCTGCTCTGGCAAAGGGTTAACGCTCAAAATGTAAACTTTAGAAACCCTTTGGCGGccaaactgcagaatacccggcCACTTTGGTCCGcgtcacttacatgtgtcgggaggctttgaagatcgaggcataacacaatagacgctattcttattcaatgatcAGCTCAGATGATAAAACCACATTGTAGGAGTTTACCTGTTGTCGGGGCAAGCACTTTCTTTGGCAGGAACCTTCTGAGAGATGTATGTTCAAAGCGCACATGGCGGCAGTGGTCGGCAAGTGTAACGGTAAAAGTTCCGAACACATTATGAATTccgttcttggatagagaaaacaacgacaaaaacattacattgccattgggaaaacagatttgtttaaaaatagtatggggctgtgcggaaattttaccagtGCAACTTTTTATCAAAGCCATCAGCGATATTTTTAGCAAGAATGCATAGGCAAATACTGTATTTCCAATTTAGCGATATTCTTCTTGATTGTGTCTGAGCTTGTGCTTCTGTCAGTCAGCATGTGAAAACCAAATAATTACTGAccctcataaaatcctattgttctctctcagCATTATATCGGCGATTTCAGCCTGAGAAAGTATTCAGCCTCAGCTGCCTGCATTATACCCAATAATGCTGCGAACCTCAGTAATTATCTATTAACAAATTACGTCTGCATGAAATTCAATCACACACCTGAAAGATGTGGAAAGTTACATAATCTTTACAAGGATTTAACAATGACTAAATTCCGGGAAATGAAAAGGGTTATGTAATTTGTATAACTACTAGACAATACGTGCTAATTGCAttgttggagagagaaaatagtAGGATTTCATGAGAGTCAATGATTATATCATCTTTGCAAGTAGTTAACAATGGCTGAATTGgggaatgaaaaaggattatGCAATTTGTATTATTACTGGACAATGCTTGCCAGTTGCATTGTTGGTGTACCAAAACATCAATATGAAGGGGCGACTGAAATCGTCGATGTAAGGCAgagagagaacaataggattttatgagggtcaataattataatagttaattaCTGAGGTACTGATTATACCCAATAATGCTGCGAACCTCAGTAATTATCTATTAAATAGTACATGGGCGTCACGCAACGTTGCCCTTCGTGAACGTAACGCGTTGTTCGACAACGATATAATCTTTTCGGTCATCCAAACCAAACCAATTATCATTAACTAACTCATAATCTATTTATCTCCCATCAAAGAAGGCTCGTCATCAAGACTGCAGTTTTACTTTCGACAATTTAATGGCATGAATTGGTATGATTACGAGTCTCCGATACATCGATTATCTATCACGTCTCCGAGCAGTGCTGTTTTTATACTAACTGGATAGTAACTTTGCTCTTCActgttttctgcattttttttttctgaaaaacaaGACCGAAGTTTGTAAGGCTTTAGGAAAGAGTGTCAATGAGGGTAATGTAATTCAAAAATACTTATGGGATCACAGGCGGCCcgagctccagctgtgagatgatcatcttgcgcaataacagtcatagCGGAATTAttagagtttgtatgggaatatttacgatcgctttaacgaattaaaaaaaggggccaaattctcaataaaaatagcTTACCTTTcttccacagcgtatcacttgttatctgaccgcttactttgatgaaaagaacccctTTTAGCGAGTTGTCCCTTTCGAGGTTTTCCACGTACATAACAAAGGCCTTCTTATGTACGTTGTATCCTTGACACTTCTAAGAAACAACTCTATCAGATTCTTCAAAGCTCGTCTTGAGAAGGTCACATGCCCAAAAATCCTAAGTTACAACGCAAGGGCGAACATCGCGATCGATGAAGGTTTTTCAATCAGATATCAGTCTGAGCTCGATCCGAAAGAAAGCAGAACGTGACTCTATTGGAGCGCTGGTGAAATTTCACCACAGCCGCATCAAGAGACTTACAACAAAGTTAAAGAAACTAGAGTAAGCAAAAACTAGAGAGGTACATGTAACTGAAATTTCAAAGAACGTAGAATCAGAGGACATagtgtaggcgcaagaatttgtattattatgtttttgttgttttttcataGTTTGGTGTTAAGTGTTTTGTTTCTCGTCTTCATaagtgtcctttgtcagttgcCAGTTTTGtaattgttatatttatttgcatattgTACATATTCCGTtcgcgcgtaatttatttggttagttgtctagtttgcgtATCATATCGGCACATATCGTGCTTTGGGTTTCATTTTTTCGtcttttggtttggtcacattcgtcttgtaagtgtccttgtttatttcgctttgtcgttttccagtactttcactcatacgtTGCAAGTTGTTTTATGCTAattcgcgtgtttgtaattttgttattttcagttaccgtgttcaacaatgtgtcatgtcaagtttattaaattttcgATGAACggaagtttgttctagtaaagtttgaatacgagtgattagcgtttgcaGCTATACGTAGATTCAATCCATTTGAAAGCGAGTGATGTAAAACAAATTATAGCCACGGAATCGAAGACACCTAAACAGCTTCTCTTATGTACGTGGAAAACTTCGAAATGcacaactcgctaaaatgggttcttttcatcaaagaaagcggtcagataacaagtgatacgcttGCGATGGAAGGCAATTTGGCTATCAATTCAAATACTTGCCAAATGCTTGCattttacagattttttatGCCAAACGTTTTGGGCTATTTGCAAAGCAATATCGATCAAGCCACTTCAAACTGTAAATCACATGTCGAGAGAAGCTCAAGGCATTGAATCTACGCCAGAATTATTCTTCGAGGGGAGGGgggctttttccttttaaaatttacgCTGATTTTCCCTGCATTCATCTAACTGGTGTCGGATTTCAGtgggagatttttttttaccaattatTTTGCATTATCAGCCAACCTTAACTTTCTTGTAATTTGGATATGATACAAGGATCACACCACCATGGCAGGAGTGAACTTTAGCCTATCACGTGTAAAATATATTGAGGAGTAAGGCTTTTGTTTACACTCTTtaaaatattgtaatattgtttcTTAGAAGTGTCAAGGATACAACGTACATAAGAAGGCCTTTCCTTTCCGCCCGTAAGGTGAGTCAAAATATAAACAACGAGTAAAtatactcagcaatactacacacaTAAACGATTGATGAGctagttatttattatccaactctTGATTTTATGCGCATTTCTAACAAGGGGGAATTAATAGCAACTGTGCAATATCGTACGATATTTGTTCTCGACTCGCTCTTTATTTATAGTACAGTtggacaataataacaatattagtCACCGTGGATCTAACAACATTGgcaacaatattttcaaagaaattctaAACTTAGCACTATTAGTATTACAAATCGACGATTTCCCTTTTTATAATCTAATTACCCAGATGTTAGCCCAAATGATATCTTCACTCAAATTTCTACTTTCCAAAAACTATCGAATATAGTGCCTCTGACGTCAACCCTATCGACATCCTTTGAGGAAATAGAAGTAACGAAGAATATCATGACATAGTGAGAGtcaatgaaatgtaaataagaGGCCGTGTGTTTCTTTActttccaaaaaaagaaaaactcctaAATAAAGATCGAGTGAATCTATCTGGCTATTAAGCGATGGTCTACTTCAGTTTCTGTAACTAATGGCGAAGTTACCTTTTAAATTGATGCAGGCACAATTGATATGGTGGCTTTGTCTCTCTTTCCGGCATAGTTTGAATCAATCAAATCATACAGGGTTACCGGTAAAACTGTTCCCACACATAATTTTATAATCAGTAGATAAACAATTCCGTCGAACGACGTTTCTCTTTTCAAATCCCGATCCCACAAAGCTGTTTCGAAACGAGCGCGGGCCACTTCGCTGAAAATCAGCACCAAACATACCGTAAACAAAACGATAAAGAATAAGGACTTCTTGCTTTCTTTCCAGGCTTTCCACGACCATGACGAAAAACGCCACTTCGTCGAGGCGTCTGATTTTAATGAAGTGACTTCCTTGTTGTATTCAGCATCGTTTTTATCCAAGGCTACGGAAAGCAGGTAGAAGGTAAGACACATGGTTAAAATCAGTTCAACTTCTACGACGGCTTGAGAAATAGACGTTTGTGAGAAGCAACAGTGCCATAAGAAAATTGCGGAACCGATGAATCCCAGAAGAAGTAATGCGTAAACCAAAAGGTAAGAAAATGATCTCCGTTTTTCGTGTCCTATGGGATGTTCATAGTACACTGTTATGATTGCCGTCAGGTTACAAGTTTGGAAAAACATCATTGAAAGGGAAAGAACTCTTAAAACATTACAGGACTCTGTAGGTTGAATGAGGAAACCTTTCCACCACTCTGCGGTATCTGCGCCAAGAATTGAAACTTGGCAAGCGGCCTGAAGACTTGCTAATATCCGGCACTTTTGAATAAACTTctgctttgttttgtctttaaaGCAGCTTAGTAATAGACGTCCGTTGAAAAAGACTGCGGCTAAATCCAGAATGgatatcaaaagaaaaggtgaCACCGTTAAGGACATGATGCGAGAGCGACGTCTTCCTCTCTAAGTACGTGGCTGAAATAAGCTGTATTGGCTTGAGATCTGTACAAATATGATAAATGAGCGGTTACCTGATCATTATGCAAGGTTATATTGCGCTCCTGATTTTTACACGAATACAAATATGATAAATTAGCGGTTAATTGATCATTATGCAAGGTTATATTGCGCTCCTGATTTTTACACGAAAACGAACGTATAAATAGGTTGCGGGGTTTTGAAATTCACGACACTTCATGAAAAGTGTGAGCTGCCatggtcttaaccctttacctcgCATGAGTGACCAATGTTGAGAGTAAAAATTAACTAAATCTAACACTCGGAAAGGCCTTCTTATGTACGTTGTATCCTTGACACTTCTAAGAAACAATATCACAATATTTTAAAGAGTGTAAACAAAAGCCTTACTCCTCAGTATATTTTACACGTGATAGGCTAAAGTTCACTCCTGCCATGGTGGTGTGATCCTTGTACCATATCCAAATTACAAGAAAGTTAAGGCTGGCTGATAATGCAAAataattggtaaaaaaaaatctcccaCTGAAATCCGACACCAGTTAGATGAATGCAGGGAAAATCAGcgtaaattttaaaaggaaaaagcccCCCTCCCCTCGAAGAATAATTCTGGCGTAGATTCAATGCCTCGAGCTTCTCTCGACATGTGATTTACAGTTTAAAGTGGCTTGATCGATATTGCTTTGCAAATAGCCCAAAACGTTTGGCataaaaaatctgtaaaatGCAAGCATTTGGCAAGTATTTGAATTGATAGCCAAATTGCCTTCCATCGCaagcgtatcacttgttatctgaccgctttctttgatgaaaagaacctCTTGCTTTCAAATGGATTGAATCTACGTATAGCtgcaaacgctaatcactcgtattcaaactttactagaacaaacttccGTTCATCGAAAATTTAAGAGtgtgtctctgtaagagcggtccggtcgattttgcttgagacacggatttcgctcgtttctcgtgtgttgtaagacattcatgtacctatactaaaaccacaatcagtttgatcggatctctttatttttcagagttttacggaaattaaatttcactcgagcgaaggcttgtcgtgacacttttcaagactttaatttcatacaactttggaggacaatttacaaaaaactacggaactcagcaaaaaacaaataccacagccatgtatattaactctatcttatctatcgaggcgactttcgtaaacatcacgtgtcaatcaaggaaaaaggaagacttgaatgacaccttatcggttcgcctaaatcaaacacgccaaaaccgatcaaattcaaggtaaatttttgaaaaagtgaggcgttcttaactgatccaactaacatagctaggaagtaggtgccatagaaaagataactacagaaaaaaactttgcggcccgacctttacgagaactttataactccgtgaacttacctaattttccaagtttggccgccattttgagggacttgtcaacatgaagcgtaaccgatataaatcaagcaggtaaatct is from Pocillopora verrucosa isolate sample1 chromosome 7, ASM3666991v2, whole genome shotgun sequence and encodes:
- the LOC131775211 gene encoding uncharacterized protein — its product is MSLTVSPFLLISILDLAAVFFNGRLLLSCFKDKTKQKFIQKCRILASLQAACQVSILGADTAEWWKGFLIQPTESCNVLRVLSLSMMFFQTCNLTAIITVYYEHPIGHEKRRSFSYLLVYALLLLGFIGSAIFLWHCCFSQTSISQAVVEVELILTMCLTFYLLSVALDKNDAEYNKEVTSLKSDASTKWRFSSWSWKAWKESKKSLFFIVLFTVCLVLIFSEVARARFETALWDRDLKRETSFDGIVYLLIIKLCVGTVLPVTLYDLIDSNYAGKRDKATISIVPASI